In the Manis javanica isolate MJ-LG chromosome 12, MJ_LKY, whole genome shotgun sequence genome, one interval contains:
- the CLN8 gene encoding protein CLN8 has product MCLVSDGGTPEGVFDLDYTSWETRWALVATGFAFYLGVFVICHQLSSSLNATYRSLVAKEKVFWNLAATRAVFGVQSTAAGLWALLADPVLQADKVRGQQNWCWFQVATATGFFFFENVAVHLSNALFWTFDLFLVTHHLFAFLGFLGSAVNLQAGHYLAMATLLLEMSTPFTCVSWMLLKAGWSDSLLWKLNQWLMIHMFHCRMVLTYHMWWVCFWHWDGLARSLYRPHFALFLAGLSLLTLVLNPYWTHKKTQQLLSPVDWNFAPPDTGASGPRLPKKVQ; this is encoded by the exons ATGTGTCTTGTGAGTGATGGCGGGACACCAGAGGGCGTCTTCGACCTGGACTACACCTCATGGGAAACTCGCTGGGCACTGGTGGCCACAGGGTTTGCCTTTTACCTGGGCGTCTTTGTCATCTGCCACCAGCTGTCGTCCTCCCTGAACGCCACTTACCGCTCCCTGGTGGCCAAGGAGAAAGTGTTCTGGAACCTGGCGGCCACCCGGGCCGTGTTTGGTGTGCAGAGCACCGCGGCGGGCCTGTGGGCTCTGCTGGCGGACCCCGTACTTCAGGCTGATAAGGTGCGTGGCCAGCAGAACTGGTGCTGGTTTCAAGTGGCCACAGCAACTGGCTTCTTTTTCTTCGAGAACGTGGCGGTCCACCTGTCCAATGCACTCTTCTGGACGTTCGACCTGTTCTTAGTGACCCACCACCTCTTTGCCTTCCTCGGGTTTCTCGGCTCAGCGGTCAACCTCCAAGCAGGCCACTATCTCGCCATGGCCACGCTGCTTCTGGAGATGAGCACGCCCTTCACCTGCGTGTCCTGGATGCTCCTGAAG GCCGGCTGGTCCGACTCCCTGCTGTGGAAGCTGAACCAGTGGCTGATGATCCACATGTTCCACTGCCGCATGGTCCTGACCTACCACATGTGGTGGGTGTGCTTCTGGCACTGGGACGGCCTGGCACGCAGCCTGTACCGGCCCCACTTCGCGCTCTTCCTGGCGGGGCTGAGCCTGCTCACACTTGTCCTCAACCCCTACTGGACCCACAAGAAGACCCagcagctgctcagccccgtGGACTGGAACTTCGCGCCACCGGACACCGGGGCCAGCGGCCCACGGCTCCCCAAAAAGGTGCAATAG